A stretch of DNA from Anopheles nili chromosome 2, idAnoNiliSN_F5_01, whole genome shotgun sequence:
TCCAAATTGACgttggtttttattgcaataatTTAATATAGAGGGTGAAGACTATCCTTTTCGTGTATGTAATTTTACGTTCGATCCGGAGGTTCTTCTTAGTCCTAATGTCGAAATAACAGCCTCTAGAATTACAAAACTATGGCACATGACAGGTTTCACGCTGTTACACATCAGAATTGTTGTATGTATTCACTCCGGTGAACTCATGTCGGTGGGATGGATCAGCCTATGCCAAAAGATACTCTTCCCCTCTGACGCTATTTGGCTTCGCTTGGTATGCGTCTTTAGTAGCTGCGAAGATTGTTGTGTGGCTGATTGGTTTAGCTTTTGGTTTGCTTCGTATGCTCCTTACCACAAGTGAATTTTGGCAAGTTCGAACGGTTACGTTGAATTAgaagatttaattttccaaacagttctggaacgaacgatcgatcaaaTTGTTCACCATTTTCACTGGTTTGTGCAAACACATCGCGATCGCACAAAAACGgattttttatgtgctttctTTGGTCATCCGGTGGCATGCAACCAGACAGCCCAACCGGACGATGCGCATCAGGATAAGCAccaacaccgacgacgacaTCGGCAATGTAATGCACCGAAATCTTCCGAGTCGGTTGATGCCGGGCAGCAGGAAGTCCAATCAgcacgttttgttgtttgcgcAGGTTCTTCCGAATCTCCTTCACATGCTTCGCACACAAGTGCTGATGGGTTTGGGGGTTCTACCACTGCTTCGCAAAACGGTACCGAGGGTCGTTGGATCAATTATCTAGTAAGTAAGGCAAGGTATCTGGAAGCTATTGGTGTTGTCATTGCATACGTAAAAAAGGATGTGTCAGATTACATTCGAATTGATCTTAACACGTTCCTGATCGTTTAAGGATATGTAGAAGTTAGGACTTGCAGTAACTCTGCTTGCGGCCCTTTTGTTGGCTGTATCGGTTAGACATAATTGCTTTCCACATTGTTTTGATAGATCGTCCCAATAGGTTTTTGCAGAACAATACCTTGTTTTGATTataatcttttctttttgttgtcaATCGTATTTCAATATTCGTAAAGAAGCTTACTTtttggcattattttttttcaatacctatgatttaaaaatatcttGAGCATAACTGGTATCAAATGATGTAAGCATCGGAAAGTTGAGTTATTAAATAAAGTAGTTAACAtgattgttgtttttggcAAAAATTATTCCGTTCACCTGTGAGGTCATTTTTGAATTAGAATGCAAAGGTTGTATTTTTACGTCATACATGATGATATCATGCTGCGAGTCGTCTCTTAACCTTCGTTTATATCATTCTATTTGAATATAGGACGATTTGTTCACGGATACTGTTACGCGCCCTCCAGATTTAGAGCAGGATAAAGAACCATTGCCTGGAACGTCTCGATCATTGCTTGATTCTATCGACCCACATCATCCCCACGGAGACGATGATAATTTTGGAGACGAGGACTTTGGTGGTCGTAAGTTGTGCTAAATACTCGTTGGGCGAAGCAAAATGTATTAATCAATGTTTGTCTTTTTATGTACAGAACCTGCTGCTGGATTGTTCGAAGGAGATATATTCGCCGACGCACCACTTGCACCCGAACCAGAGCTACCTACAGCCGTCACACAACGGCGCGCGGAAGAttcggatgatgatgacgacgatcaTTTTGACATGGGAGGTGCACCATCGCCAGCTCCCAGCTCAGACAATTCTCGTCCAACATCTCCCGTACCAAAAAGTGCGTTATTGGATGTTGAACCACTACCTGGTACGAGCAAGGATACAGTGGGTCTCCAAGGTCCTCAACTGCATCCCGAGACTGGTCTCCCTATCACACATGATGCTGACGACGTCGAAGGGGCCCTTGGAGGTGACGGCGGCCATCCCGATCAGACGACACTGTTGAACAACGAGGAGGAGAGCTTTGCTTTAGCTCCGGTTGATGCAACGGCTCTGAAAGGGACAACCAAAtccaaacgaaaacgaaagctaATCGTGGATGAAGTAAAGAACATATCTGGCGAAGAGATGAAAAGCCAATTGGCCAACACGTCTGACATTGTGACGACACTGGATTTGGCACCGCCAACGAAACGATTGATGTATTGGAAAGAAACTGGCGGAGTGGAGAAACTGTTTGCGCTTCCCTCGCGAGACATTCCCGCTCGGTGTTTATTCAAAAACTATCAACGTCACCTTACTTCAAGGTCGATTGGTATTGAAGACTTTTCCGTGCTGGCCCCACTTGATGTGCTCGGAGTAGAGCTGCCAGTAGAACGCCCGGAATCTCCGACGCAAGCCGTGACGTCGAAGCGTGGAAGAAAGAGGAAACAACAAGCTGAATCGGCGGCTGTTACACCAACCATACCGGGTTACCTGGAGCAATCGTCGAGTGATCAGATGCGAAATGCCGCCGGTGAGATGCCTCCTCCGACGCCTGTGTCGATAGAGATGCGCGAGGACGGTCTGACAGCGGATGCATCACAACAGTCTGCATTTATGCCACCTCCTGCGACACCGGGACTAAGTCATCTGACCAGTCCGAGTCATCAGAGCCATCTAATGCCTCCTACTCCTGGCATTTCAAACATTCCCATGACTCCTGGGCAGCTCGATCACGGTGGGTTGACACCGGCTGGACTAGGACACGGTGGTGACCTTACACCTGTAGGTCTTTCACATGGCGGACTGACGCCAAGCGACCTGCATCATGGTGGTTTAACACCGGCCGGATTACACCATGGAGATCTTGGCGGAGGCATGACTCCTCATGGACTGGACCATGGTGGCATGACGCCCCACCACGCGTCTTTGGAAAATATCGATCAAATCCCCAACCTGCCAGCTGACCAAGTTTCATCTATCCTAAATGAACCGGGCATGGAAGGCTTTTCGAACATGGGATTCGATGGAAATACCTCGGAAGAGATCGCGAATGATTGGAATGGAGATTATGAGTTCCCTTCATCCGTTGGTGCGGTAAGTACTAATCCAGCTGTGGGAATTAATCCGGCCTGTGACCACTGGCTtatgagtttgtttttcctttttcaattgACAGACACATCCCAATGAAGAGCAGCAGGTCGATGAAACCATCGAGCAGTTCGAGGAACGTGTGCTTAACAAACGAGCAGCCCAGATGTTCCTTTCCGTGAAATCTCGGTTACTGAAGGGGGATTACATGATGCTGACTGAGATGACGCATCGGAACAATAAGAAACAGGTAGGTGTAGCGATGCGAAACGATCTTGAGCAGCGGCCATTACTCTTCCAATTTTGTTCTCGCTTACAGGCTGCCCAAAAATTCTACTCGCTGCTAGTACTGAAAAAGTTCAAGGCGTTAGAAATCTCTCAAAAGCAACCCTACGACGACATCACCGTTACGAGAGGTCCAATGTTCGACAATCCGAAACTCTAAGCAGAGGATTGTGGAAGATTGAATATATGTTGCACCGGATGTGACTTCATATTGATGTACAGCATATTCTACCTAGTGTGCAAATAGTAGGACTGAATGGGTTGCTTGTTAGGGCGGTGAATGAAAACGAAGCGTGAACCGCATTTAAACTCCTTCAGATTGAATCGATGTGTACAGTTGGATAGgtttcaaaaaagaaacgtacaTTTCGATGCTTCAGGAGCAAATGTCCATTAGGACACCTGGCAGCGTTAACAACGGTGCACCTGGTTAATGGGCAATTTTCTGGCCCTAACATGGACACgcattcaattattttaagAAGTAGGCATTACTGTTAacgttgttttatgttttgcgcAGAAGTTTGCTAAGCTGATCGTTGTCCGATTagcaaatgatttttttaatgtttttatttcgttctgGTACGGTTTGTTCCGATTACGAATGTCACACTAGGGATGTTGTAAGGTTCTAAAGTAATTTCAATTAGGTCGTGTGCATAAGCCAGATTCCTTGTATCATTATCGTGGAAAACatagtaaatattattttatagtattttttaattaagtaATCGAGCGTAATCAATTGTCGAAGACGAATCTAAAcattgtgtttgatttgtggATTTTATTCCGCTTACAACTGCATCGAGGCTTACCGGAGTGTTATGGACAATCGATTTCACGTGCGATTGTCCACATCGGTCCACATGCTTTCTGATGTCAAGATCGTTAATGATGATTCGAAGAGAATGGCGTATTTCTTTTCAAAGAAAAACGGTATCAGATACGTGTAAAAAGATTGCaaaactgtgtgtgtgtgtttcgcatCACGGAACTGTAATTGACAAATTTTGAATCGGTCATTATTGGTTGTTGGAGAAATGGTTtccagaagaagaaaaaaactattgTGACCCTCATTGTAAATGCAGTTAAAGTAAaaacttcatcacatattgaaTTGTTGCATTACTACAACATACATGGTGTGctgaaatttgttttaatacagcaatttttttctgtatttattttcccatgcATAGGCTCATATGTTGCAGTTTGGTTTACGTCGGTGTTATTCTTGATTAACTCATCTCAAAGTTGGTACGTCCAGTACGTTGGTAAAATCGCATAATTCAAATCGCATAATCAGTATGAGTTATTGAGGGATACATTATAGTGTCCGCAATTTGGGTGCACGTCGGGTGGTGAAGGTCTTCTCAGTTTGAAGTCACTTCTTTTAGACTTATTTCAACGAATAATCCCCACGAAAACCAAGCTGTACCTTGTAGTATCTACAGATTGTACAGGTTAGCAACATCATTTCATCGATTCCTCGTGTGGCGGTGTCTACAGTAAACGAAACCAGTAGTACACCTCAGTCACAATATCAGTTGACTTAACGAACAACGTACAAATCCCAGTTCATGatgtaaattaattgaatgTACCAAGGATTGGTCCTAGAACGAACAAACCTGCTATTTGGCCGGAAAACGTAGACGCGTAGATGTGCTTTTCGAGCTGGCGTTGATATTGTCGAAaagaccaaaaacaaaacagctgccagaaagaagaaagcaaacaaaagtaaaaaaacacacaactatgacaaaaatttataaaaaagttgacaaataaagaaaacttGATTTGAAGTATAACTTATGGGTACTATTCATGTGCtgatgaaagaaaaccaaattaGTTCTCAATTACTTAATACTATTAATTAGAACGATTTCGTGTTCACATTTTGACTGAGCCTAcgcccgtacgcaggactgacaaTTCGACAACATGCAGCCTTATCAAGGTAGGCTTTGATTGTTCAACGATTACTGTGCCACGTAAGAAGAAGACAActtcttttcgtttgaatAAAAAGGATACACAAAGCAAAAGAACTGCTGTTTCCAGGATAGTCTAAGGTTGTATCGATACGGACGATTGGCCGCAGACCAGTACTAATGTGTATCATGAGTACGTTTCGGTTCTTTAGATCACCTACGCAACGTCATTCCCGGATCGCACCGCACACGTGGCTGTGTCAATTGCATGGGAACGAATTTGATAGACGCTATTTTTACTGTTTGACGCGCGTAATGAGAAGATTTCCATGGGAGGGTTCGCATCAAACGATTCGATACAGGCATACTTGGTCCGTGGGATTCGCCGGGACTGTAGCCCAGCCCAGCGCTCTGGCTCCAGCAGCTTGCTCGCGGTAATGTAATAACCGCAAATCCCATTGTCTGAGATTAGTGTACATTGGTGCATCACATTGCGGGAGAGAAATGGGCGGCATAGAATGAGCGGTTCACGGTGATAGCAGGGTGTGTAGCTGTAAGCTTAAAGCTTAGAACGATGTGATAACGAACCGATGTCGGT
This window harbors:
- the LOC128730753 gene encoding double-strand-break repair protein rad21 homolog encodes the protein MFYAHIVLAKKGPLARIWLAAHWDKKITKAHVFETNIEQSVDGIMQPKVKLALRTSGHLLLGVVRIYARKAKYLLADCNEAFVKIKMAFRPGMVDLPEEHREAAVNAITLPEVFHDFDTPLPELNDVDIEAHFSINQSRADEITMREDYGTLPLNIHDDGFGDMGFDDTPDMVRDRMDDQMEDDLFTDTVTRPPDLEQDKEPLPGTSRSLLDSIDPHHPHGDDDNFGDEDFGGQPAAGLFEGDIFADAPLAPEPELPTAVTQRRAEDSDDDDDDHFDMGGAPSPAPSSDNSRPTSPVPKSALLDVEPLPGTSKDTVGLQGPQLHPETGLPITHDADDVEGALGGDGGHPDQTTLLNNEEESFALAPVDATALKGTTKSKRKRKLIVDEVKNISGEEMKSQLANTSDIVTTLDLAPPTKRLMYWKETGGVEKLFALPSRDIPARCLFKNYQRHLTSRSIGIEDFSVLAPLDVLGVELPVERPESPTQAVTSKRGRKRKQQAESAAVTPTIPGYLEQSSSDQMRNAAGEMPPPTPVSIEMREDGLTADASQQSAFMPPPATPGLSHLTSPSHQSHLMPPTPGISNIPMTPGQLDHGGLTPAGLGHGGDLTPVGLSHGGLTPSDLHHGGLTPAGLHHGDLGGGMTPHGLDHGGMTPHHASLENIDQIPNLPADQVSSILNEPGMEGFSNMGFDGNTSEEIANDWNGDYEFPSSVGATHPNEEQQVDETIEQFEERVLNKRAAQMFLSVKSRLLKGDYMMLTEMTHRNNKKQAAQKFYSLLVLKKFKALEISQKQPYDDITVTRGPMFDNPKL